The window ATGTTGATCGACTGGGGGATAATACAGTACCAAGCCTTCGATACGATTAGACTATTACCACCCAAGTATGCAAACCCGGCACCGTGGGTAAGAAAGATTAGTCTGCGAGGTGTGCAACCGCCCAATCAATCTAAGGAAGCGTTGAACGACGAATTGGCAAAGCTGACTATGCGATCACGACGAGGAATTCTGCTCGACGTCCACCATTCACCAGAAGGAACGACCGCGAGGTTGCTGCTAGACTGCCCAGGACAACCCCCGGTAGACATAGGAGCGCATTGGCTGGAGTTAGGATACGTCATTCCTAAAGAAATTCCATCGTAAATTGAAGATTGTTCCTTTTTTTGGTTGAAAATTGTATATACTTGTATTAATACTTTCTCTGTGATAGTTCATCTAgattaatattgttatattatatagaatattacaGTTactatatgtgtatgtgtaatCGCGAAAATATCAGGTATGCAATTTTCTTGAtactattatttgtaatttattttacaataaattatttatacagaTATTAGTGAGTTGGTTGTttaaaacgatggttgtttaatatggaactaatagtaacaatcttactctaacttggctactcacgcaactccgcaacgctaacaactctactcttaacaacgcaactcgacaacgctaactctaacaactctactcttcgactcttcgttaactctgacctctcgactcactctcacttctcgatcaaccgctccttgaattcaaatcgtcccCCTTTATTAGcgctattttttcctctctctaatcCCATCCTTTTgacgctccgcaagaactaggtgactttggtcacataggctttttctATATGAACtaataaccgaaggacagacgaccttgttttggttagtttctaaccaggttttttcctcacgatactacaacatatagaatataaatgatagatatataataaatatgttggGGAATTTTGGGAAACttggatgaacgttttatctaataAAGATATGGAGTAATAGTATAGCTCCCTTTAAAAAGGAAATAGTTGTAGCACTCGACAGAAAACATTCCAACGGTCTCTGTCTCGtagctcgccacacgcagaccctattcttcgagtaagctgggtaccagatgtcgacgcatctccacagtacattTTCAGCTAGCTTGAGGGTCCgttatagatcttaagatttagttaactaaagccCTTCAAACAGTCTTTGTCGCAACCACgccaaatttccataaaaaggaGATCATTTAAAAGGTGAGGAAACAACCaatgttttatttgaataaatcattagcatcattattttatattatacatatttgtttGCTTTTGTCCTTCAGAATCGTCGATGTGATCTAAATCCTGCTTAGCAATTTCTCAAAACTAACGAAAAGCATTAAAACCTTAATCTTGTCAACGATACCttatttttctttgtctttcatACAACGAGTCTTGCGATATTAAATTTAAGATATCTTtcaaactaatcatttttcgactTAACTACCTTTATACTCTTCTCTAGAGAATCAAAAACTGCGTCGAATagcgtataaaaaatataacgtatCAATTAGAAAGCCAAGGACCACCTCCAAatctcggaggtgcatccacctAGATAAGATATGCGACCATCGCAAGATGTCCCTCTCGAAATAGGACAAATTTTATCTAAAACACTTACAAAAAAATGAGAAGCTTACAAGGGAAGATCCCCAATTTGggggaaattaaattaattacaaaattttggGGATACGTAGAGAATATGtaggtatatatgtattaaGCAATCTTATTTTTCTGTCCAAACTCACTCTAAGTGGGCAAAATTAAGCCCTGAAAATTTAGCTATCTTTCGATCTCCATTAGATTTAGCTAGAATCAAACAGACGATAATCACCTATTATACacgttacagtaccacgccagaataatttacttataattctcaatgaaagttgattgtaaaattcttccaaataaaaaaaaaatcttccgATTTTGAACTACGTATACTATGCAAACTATGTGCAAgcgatagaaaaaatattttcagatataATAGAATGGTAGAGGATTGGTAACGAGAACTTGCTGTTGcaacccgtcaaatatatttgaaataattaaataaatataaataaataagtaatgtCGTGATACGCTCGTACCAACGTATTCGCTGGACAGTGTATAATCGCTCGCAGATAACTCGTAAATGCTGTTAGATACTGAGTATATAGAAGAAATTTACTATACTGTAATTAGATTTGCAGCAAAGTTAAGCGACTGTAAAGTTAAGGAGCATCTACAAGTAATTGTATGGAACGTAACGTTCTCACTGCGGAGAGTGGCCTTGGCGACATATGTCAAGTTCAAGTTCATCGATGGTGACTCTTCTCTTACGAATAATTAGCCAACTTTCGTATCCATACGCGAAGCATCCCGTGAGCGCGCGAGCAGTCCAGGAGAGAGTGTAACAAATTACTACCTTCGACTTGCCTTTACTTCGAAGACAACATCACGTCAGCGTCTATCCGTAACCATGCGAGAAAAGTGATTTAAAATCCTCCAAATTTGCCTAATCTCCATTACGTATACGTCTTATACCTAGCATATATTTACTTAtgtatgtaataacgtaaatccTTAGGATAAATTAGACGTTCGATTCTGGAGAATAGAGGATCGATTTTCTAAGTCCTGAATTATCGTTCTTCTCTGGTGATCTATTCTATTCGGCAAATAACTACCggtaaaacagaagaaaaatgTCGGTTGCCgggaattctatagaatttacacCTTCTCCTCTTATTGACGATTGCACCGTTAATTGTAATGAGGATCTACATTATTCGAATGGAAAAAATTCTCACCAGATTTACCATTAACGTTGACCACTTCATACATTGAATTTGAGATCCTTTCCAGAATCTTGAAACGCCCTTTTCAAATTTCATCCAACTCGTTTCTCTTCAATTTGTTGCCACTATGAACAAAGACCATATCACCAATTTTGAATTCACGTCTTCTTTTTGTCTTTTCATATTTCTGTttgttaattttgaaattttccatcGAATTCCGAGATGCTTTTTCTCTGCCTTTAACTTAACTTGTCCATGTATCAAATGATTAGGAGAGAATCCAGTGATACTGTGTCTGATGTTATTTTTTGTTAAACTTTTTAGGTTTTaaccaatttttttttttttaagtttttgAGCAATTCTCAAAttctcattttttattaatttgagCTTTTTTGTGGCATCCAACCCTAGCATAATAATAGCATAGTATGTGAACTTATCGTTGCGTACCACAAAAGCATccattattttttctattttatttatcttcattCACAGTTTCGCCCGGTCACTCGTGAAGTCGTTGCCATTGATAGTTTGGAAACACTCTTATGTTCGGTTAGATCTGCTTTTATTTGATCAAAAATCTTTTTTTTAGTTAATAAAGCTTCCATTGGCTCCAGTATCATGAACACCTTCATCTTTCTGATCATTGATTCTAACTTAGTTTTATCAGCGGTTCATAGTTTTTCGGACCTTTATTTTTTTCCATTCTCATTCAATCTTATTGACTTGTCGTTTTCGGATGCGAGTATTTCAAGTGAATttacaaagcctcaaacgaaacatttttattctatattttcgacttcttttttcgcgtagaatcaccccctttccacttgtaccaccagttaccaaccaccctgtatatatattatacatatatatataatttataatggcTTTTGTACGTACGCGAAGACAAAGTCAAAGTTTTGTTGCACTTAGCAAGTAGAAATACAAGCAGGGATTTTGAACTCGTTTCCACTCGTTCATATCGTCGTTATCCGCATCGTTGCTTTCTTCAGCGTTGGAGTTTTCGCTACCCTCGTTGATTAatcgtttctttcgttccatTGTTTAAACTGTTTATAATTAAGGTTACAATTAAAGTCGGATTAATCGTATAATTGAGATATCCAACTCCGTTAAAAACTCCAAGAACGCTCTTAAGAAATACTCGTGTTGCCTCTAGCGCGCAACGAAGCAATATGAAGAGTCGACACAGTCGACGAAGTTGGAACGAACATCGTAACCTTCCGtttttgtttattccaaacTTTTTTATATCTAACGGTTGGATGGTATGACATTGGTAAAATCCGGAGAACGAGGCGGGTGAGATACTGAGAATAATTTTACCCGCTTTTTATTAACGTTTCGTTCCTATAATTGGAGTTGTTCGAATAAATCGTATCGATAAATAGAGGTGCAGGTAAGTAGAGATAGATAAAATAACGCATTTATCTTGCTCAGTCTTCACTGCGCGGTACGAATATTCATATAATTCGCTATAGCGAAGATTTATTATGATAATaagatgtattattatatattagcaATTCTATGGTAATCAAAGATATCCGATGGTTCGAAGAATGTTCCAGGTGTTTCGAAATGTTTTTACGTGAATACGTTATGTTTCGAACAACAGGTAAAAGTcgaatcgaataatttatttacgtaaatatttggaaaaccCAGAAGCCTTCGAGCAATATTCGAGCATTCCAGGCTCTCGAGATTCTCTTCGATCTTGCAAATTCCCTCGTAATTAAATCTATCGTAAATAAATCTAAGCTTTACGTGATTAGAACTTTTCTATCACCTATCTTAGAATCAAAGATCTCTTCGAGTCTCCGCTCTACGTAATACTTAGATTCGAGTTCTAAGCCGTTCCGTAAATACGACGCTGGTTTGTCCTAGAAAAATGTCTTGTAACAAATAGCGCTGTATATTTTTAGAATCGTCCtaggtaaataaaatttttgtaacgTATATCGCGCAACCTATCTATCGCTTAACGCGCGTTACACGTACCGTTAGTTTACACGGTTGAGGCGTTCGTTTGCTGAGAAATTGGCAATTCGAAATGCTAGATCCAATGGTCGTTCAGTCGACGCTGATTgaattcgaaatttttgttcGATCGACCGGTTCAAGGTCTTGCCCGTGCTTCCTCGAGTTGTCGAACTTTCCTAAATATGCGCATATGAATCTTAGGATGAATCCAGGCGATTCGATCGAGGACCGTCGGCGTCCTCGTTCCAAACGAGAATCGCGAGACCGTGCGTCAGGCAAATGTATTTTCGTCGAAAAGTGTGCTGCACAATACGCGGACGAATAAAGGCTAACAACACTCGAATAAATTGGCGTCTCTTTAGAGTCCGTAGGGAGACGACTAACGATTGGCAGTTGAACGTTTAGTCGAGCTAGCTTTCAGAGCATGAAAATTTATACTGACGTCAAGCTTCGTGCATTCTCGACTAATAATGTCGGATCGTCAATTTATTGCTCTATCCGGCGATAGTTTGTCACGAGCAGCTAACATCCTGTTCTTCGACGCTCGTTCCGTTGCTTCCACTTTTTTCCCTCCCCTTAAGGGGAGactaaggttaattcgtacgaaaataaggcatgtttttgtgaattatttgtgacgacacagttaaaatctctttattaaaaccaatagtacattaaagtatgacattcgaagaatattgtataaaattttcacggagaaatattaaaaaagacagCAATGGCAGCAATTATTCGGACGTGTCTCGGAAAAAAGTAGAATTGCTCATAACTCGGTGCCGGATCatctgaaatcaaaaaatcaaagttcattcgttaggtaaCAGTTTTCCCCGGGTAACGCTGAGagggtttttcgaaatttcaatttttcacttttttggaaCACTTTGAAGGGAAAATTGGCAGCAAATTTTCGCAAAATCGGCTAACTTTCCCTTCAAAGTGttccaaaaaagtgaaaaattgaaatttcgaaaaaccctCCCAGCGTTACCCGGGGAAAACTGttacctaacgaatgaactttgattttttgatttcagatGATCCAGCACCAAGTTATCAGGGCCACCGCAATTCTACCTTTTTTCCCAGACACGTTCGAATAATTGCTGTCATtgctgtattttttaatatttctccgtgaaaattttatataatattcttcgaatatcatactttaatgtactattgattttaataaagagattttgactgtgtcgtcacaaataattcacaaaaacatgccttatttttgtacgaattaacccTAGTCTCCCCTTAAGAGCGATAATTACGCGTACGTGAAAAATATTAGTCTAACTTCTTCGTTCCCGTAATCGAACACGTTACACGCGGCGATTGTAATTACAGCTATTTCTACAAAGCGATAGATCTTGGAATTTCTAGGATTTAAACTAGCGTTGCAGGAATTGGAGCGACTTTCGCTTCTTGGTCGATACCATCTTTCTTTCGAATGTAACTGTGGAAAAAACCGCGTTGCTTGTGAAACATAATGGAACGTACCGTGGAATGTACGTTCCACAAGCGTAGTATATAAGATATGCAAAGTCAAGTTTCATTAAACGTTGTAATATCCAATAGAGGGAAACGAAGTCCCAGTTAAATCCTAATTGCTCATTTGCGTCGACAGAAGCGTAGATTTTTCGTAAATACGCGCGAGCTGCTATGGGCTGTTTCATTTGATATCATTCCGTGCATTGTCACGCGTGTGAAATTTTCTACGAACTTGCACGAAAATCCACGGTGATAATCACCGATGATAACCGTTACGAGGCCACGTTGTCCTCAGCCGTGACAACTTCGAACGACTGTTACGAGCGAAACGAAGTGGAGAATAGCTCAGTGAGCTAGAGCAACGCGCGGCTCATTTAATGGAGAAACGTTGGAATCGATGCTTGAAATTTATACCGATCTGGGCCACGATCTGAACGTTCAATGTAGGCCGGTGTGCAAAATGACCGGACGACCCCACTGACGAACCAAGTATGCAATCCATAAATTGATTCGAATCGTCGAGACACGCTACGTCGTGTCATCGTCCCAATGAAAATCCCTGACAAACGCTTGTTCTCGCGTATCCTGTCCGTGAATCGAACTGTGCATCGATAGTAACAACCCGTAACTTGCGACTAATTTAATTTCGGCCTTCGCTCTTTTACGGTCCGCGTCGTTCCAATTATATCGATGGACGCTGTTTCGCTTTAACCAGTTAACTGCGTTTCATGAGTATACGCGTCAAAGAAAAAGTTTATTTCGGTACGTCGACGTGTATATTCGTTGTCGCTTGTATTTATTTACGCACTCCACGAGCTAACTGCACGAGAGAAGTTTCTAAACCTAAAATCCGCAATTAACTGGTTAAGCGTCCAATCGTTCTCGTGAGTCACGTTTTCTCTTCCTTCGCGGAGAAGCAGTTTCCAAATTCGATGAATCAATCGAACCACGAAGAATTGCCCTTTCGTTTGGTTCTCAAATTTTGCAGATacgtcttctttctttcccttgaCAATTTTCTAAATGTTGTTCGTTATGACGTTAAAATATCACGCGCCTAGTGGATAGGGCACTTTAGATAGGATAATTCGATCGATTCGACATCGGACGTAACTGGCATCAGATTCGACTCTCGCCAATAAAAATACCTTCTGCTTGCATTTTGTGACATCAATGGTGCGTTTGGTAACGCCGATGCGGATATTATGTTGCAACGATTACACGTTCCATTGATGATTAACATGAATTAAATTCTTAACTTTCCAACGATCGGTCGAATTAACTGATACCTGCCTCTAGCCCGCTggttgaaatatttctaaatcaGGAATTATTTCTTAACCAAAAAGTAGGCCAAgcccgttttctttttcttttttctttttcgtttccgCGACAGTGTTCTGATTGAAACTCACCTCGTTCCCGTTGGGATATTTCCAGGTCGGTACCATTATGAATTGGGACGTTCGGGAGGACAGTCGTTGCACGATTTTGGACCAGTCGAATTGGCTTACTTGTCCGACGAAGACGCGGTCGACGATGGAGAAGCGTTAACAAGGTACCGCCGAGAAGCGGATGAGAAGCCAGACCCTGCGACCGAACGAATCTCACGGGGGCAACAATTGCAACAGCAGCAGtcgcagcaacagcagcagtcGCAGCAATCTCAGTCGCAGCCACAGCCGCAACCCCAGCAACAACAACCGCAGGCGGTTGTGAATGCATCGAATGTACCAACGAACGATGGATACGACTACCTGACGGATTATCCGACAGAATCGACGGTTCCCACATCATCTCCGTCGTCGACAACAGTCTCGTCAGGCGAACAGGGACTTGTGACGCCTACCCTTAAATTGGACAaaccggagacttcaacgccgATAGTATCAATCTACGGAAAGAATTCTTCCACCAAAGAACCGGTAAGATTCTTGTCTATGATATTCAAGATTCAGGttagcgctgtaacgagacgcgGCTGTTACGATCGGCCGAAGGTGTCAGAAAATTTAAGAGATTATTCTTCAGatcgaaataaaacgaaaatcaagaatagaaaaattgcattttcgGCTTTGTTTCTTAGTTATTGGCAATTAAAAGCCGCCTGAGATACCCCTGCGcgcgagcaaacctccttacacgaacgaaaggaGGTCAGCCTATATGCAGAggcatataaaataatattttatttttatattatatattatatatgtatgttcgaATTAAGAAGCATTCGTGTACAACTAAAAATGAATTCTGTTCCCTTTGAGCAGGTTCCATCGGCAATTCCAGGAGGTAAAGCTAACTCTATCAATGTAACAACCGACGCTAAGAAAAATTCGACGAAGGGCGCAGAGTCTGTGCCGGAATCAACGGACAACAAAGATGATTCCGATGGCAGTATCGGAGACATATCTATCAGCAGGTTTTCGGACTTATCCAACAAAACTTTGTCCCAGCACAATATCACGAAAATGGAGTATGACACGCATCAATATTACAACAGCACGTTTATCATCGATGAAGCTGTAGGGAAAAAATTCTGGGTGGATATAAATAATCATCCAGATTTGAAGGTCAATTACTTACTTAGTCAGAGTCACCGTCGAGCTGCGGTATGTGTATTAAAAGTGTTTACCATTTTTCTCATTTATACTGCCTTCCTTAGTTAAAAATGTCCTATCCCTAGCATCTGTATGCAAAGGAAATCGCAAAACTTCTGTTTCGAAATAACAGATAGAACATTTTAACTTGAACGAGGAAAGGGAATCTggaaatttaacaaattatgaaGCTTGGTATGCGGAGTAGGCGCGACAAGAATATGTAGAGTATATTTGGAGAGTAAAGCGTAAAAATCAGCCGTTAAAGAAAATgcagaattttctttttcctcgtggATTGCACACAACTCTACTCTGGTTGCGCGTGAAGCTTTATAATTTGTTGAATTTCCAGGTTTCTTAACTTTCCTTACGAGAAAGTTAGTATAAGGTATtcaaacgtaattaaaaattttctttttgtttcttccaACAGacagtgaaattgaaattcgatTTCCCTTTCTACGGTCACAAAGTTCGTAACATCACCATCGCCACCGGAGGATTTTTGTACACCGGGGAGTACGTTCACAGTTGGCTAGCCGCCACACAATATATCGCACCACTAATGGCAAATTTCGACACACGACTATCTAATGACAGTTATGTGAAATACGTCGATAATGGTAATAAGAGTTAGAAGAGAGAATACACGTTTGCAAGTAGACATAGCCGTAAATAAATGGGAATGTTAATTGCAGGAACGGCGTTCACGGTTGTATGGGAGAAGGTGATATTGCAAGACAAACCTAAGGCAGGGGCATTCACGTTTCAAGTGACTCTGCATCAGAACGGTGACATCGTGTTTGTATACTCGGTGATCCCTCTGATGGTAGAGCATATCAAAGATACGGCGCATCCTGTTAAAGTTGGATTAAGCGATGCTTATATCATGGACAGAATAGTGTTCTGTAAGTATTTGGTGTTATCTCGTATTGAAGCCATTCTGAGAGAAAATTTCATTGTAACAAGCAATAATCGAATcgactatttttcttcttccctcACAGTTGTTCGTAGAAAAACGATTTACGAATATCATCGCGTGGACTTTAATCGGCAGGACATTAAGGATTGGACAGTGATTTATCTACATGCACTGCCTACCTGTTTAGAAATGGATAATTGCAGAGACtgtttgacaaaattaaaagGTTTCGACTGCAAATGGTGTTCAGAACTGAATCAATGCAGCACCGGAACATCTAGATCGCGACAAGATTGGCTGTTGAAAGGTTGCGATGTTCGAATGATAAAAGCAATTGACAATTGCCCGTTACCAACTACGACATGCAAGGAACACCTCGACGAATATAATCACATTTTACGCATGCATTCGGAAGAGACTGTTACCGTTAGTGAAATGAATGCGAAGCAAGAGAAACCTGGATCGAGTCCTCTAGAGCGTTGTAAGATCTTTATTTCTGCCACTAATGTACACTTTTGCAATCGTTCGTTCAGTCATaatgatattttacttttaatatctTTAGCTCGGGACAATATGAACATGGGAGTTTCAGGAATTATTGGAATTCTCCTTGTAATTGGTTTAGTCGTAGGTTTAGCCGCGTGGGCTGCATATGCTTACCGCAATCCTCATAGCACGTCTGGACAAATGTTAATTAGGGTAAggattaataatatttgttatagcaaaaaaaaaaaaaaagaaagaactgttttaaagaaatatttttgatcTTCTTTGAACAGTATCGACCAAGCCAATGGAGTTGGCGAAGAGGAGAAGCACGTTATACAGCAGCAACGATTCACATGTAGAAATATGTAATCGAAACGCAATCAGCAACTAGTACAGAACTATCGGACCAAACTTCCTATTAAATATACACCGTATTAAGTCTGCAAGTTTATGTACAGAATCGTTAGCCTGCAATGACGCACGTGTCGCTTTATTAATTGCCATATGTCAATATATGATACTTATTTGTTGATATTAACGTAAAATAACATGTTCGATTATTACCAATATACAAGGGATTGGAAATCGTAGTACAACTAGACAAGCGGTAATTctacatgaaaaaataaaagaacaatttgatataacattttttcatccGAGACTTTGTTTACGAGAAAATTAAGCatataataagttaattaaaCCAAAAATAAATAAGCCACAAGAATGTaaactatatataaaaataagtaaaaaatgtagaacaaCGTATTTTCATGAGATGCTTTGTTTTTTCGaggaaaataaattgtaaaatatataatgcGCGTGTGTCAAATCGGTTCGTAACTGAACATCTTCAAACTTTACTTTCTTGAAAATGTGACCTTAAAcggaaaaatatttcacattttttatttattttcacatgtataATAACATCGTGTTGGTTGTTTACTCGCTTACCCAAGTTTGagtatacttgacaaattttcaaactcggtTTTCTCAAAAATGAGACGGCAtggaaaacaaaatttatttcatattttcgacttattttttcatgtaGAATCACCCCATATCCGATTGTAATACGATTTCCGACCCTCCCTATATTTATACTGAAACAAATATAATTGTGTTGGAAAAGGGAAAAGAGCaagtatttcaaattattataaacaagTATTGcaaaattatctattattaaatttacagCGCTAATTTCCGAAGAAATGGCAATTAAACTACTAGTGACAAAGGTATAGAGGAAACTTTTGAAAGTGACCTTCATTGTATCAGCGGGCGgattaacgaaattttattgagattttaaattttgtacAGTAATGTTAATGTTATAAAAACACATAAAAACAAGTTTATACTTACTGTTGCCCGTGAAAATATTGAATCGACCTTTTACAACATATAATTTCTCTAATGTTTTCTTTCGAAGAAAATCACGCTCCATCACAATATTCGAAAGATGAAACGTTTCTAGAGCAAATAATTAACAGTGAGAGACAAACGGACACTGGTATTATGAACGATGACTACACGGAAACATTTGTTACATTTTCGTAGTCGAAGCAACCGTATTATCGAAAGACGGGTAAGAAATCCTTCCCCTGGATATTGAGCGTTTATGTGATTTTAGTATCATGTGGTATACTTTGTTATTGtttaagagagagagaaaagagagaattcgttttttatcgttatataaacttcagtaattgtttataaatataagtatgtatctatatatttataaattatatattataatacaaatatatatatttataaatatatatttatatatatatatatgtataatcttTGCGACGTGAAgagcaatattttaataaaaatcagtTGAATGATCAAGTTCCGATCTAGCCTCTAGAAACTACAGTTCGGATGGTATATgggaattaaatttaaaacaaaCTTTTAGCAATATTTAGAGAATTTTATGACGCAACAAATTGTATAACTTCATTTTGTGCTCgtcttcttcgtttttccttAGTACATTCCAGAATATTCAATTCCtaggaatataaaatataatgaatggaataaattatatatccGTAAACTGTAGTTTCAccctttaaattttaaatacgcgtatatatatgtacatatcgtATGTTCagatgtgtacatatatatttttatatatatacaaaatatataaatatattttatatgaaaagatttttaaaCACACGAGCACCTTAACTTACgattagtaataatacatggaAAAAAAGCaacaatgaaaaattcatatatatcgGTAATATTAGATCATCAGTGTATATAGTAGCATATTAAagcaatataatttttatatgattGTAAGTATAATTAATATCGAAAGGTGCCCTTAATCAACTTTTTGATACATTTATTGGCAACGGAATATTATTAAGTATTTTCTTCTTGTCGAAGATtaacgtttatgcaaatttctacTTTTTAACAACAAAGAAAGTGTTAGGAAGtacattaatttaaaaagtaggtgattttttttttaaatgatatctctatattataaaattagctTACGAAAATCACGATTAATTTTTCTCACATTATTGTATGTATATGATCTAACTGATAGTTtgtgataataaatattataattattacaataaatatgttttaattttacatatctttttattaatatcagAGAATTAATTCTGTGAAAGATtttgtgtgtgtatatgtaaaATTTCATCTATAagcatttctttttaaatttttcattacttgtattatttttttcatttacatattaaattcattttacgTGTTTTAATGTGTTATAATTTCTTTGTATGTATAATAAGCTTTTATACTACCTgattttacattacattttataatatttaatctcTGAAATTCTACTAATAGTAGAAaggaaacaagaatattcacgCTCATAGTGCTAGTTGCTTCACAGTACAGGTGCTGCACCATGAGATCAAGTGCTGAAGTCAAATAAAATTAGCAGATACAAGAACCTATGTATTTAAGATTAATGTTAAGGATGTACCCTGTTTGGTTGCACACTAGTATAGACAAGA is drawn from Bombus terrestris chromosome 12, iyBomTerr1.2, whole genome shotgun sequence and contains these coding sequences:
- the LOC100650251 gene encoding plexin domain-containing protein 2, with amino-acid sequence MACERWCFNRGCDEAPRRWLYILFLAFCVLEHLGSSIADSEFSRYHYELGRSGGQSLHDFGPVELAYLSDEDAVDDGEALTRYRREADEKPDPATERISRGQQLQQQQSQQQQQSQQSQSQPQPQPQQQQPQAVVNASNVPTNDGYDYLTDYPTESTVPTSSPSSTTVSSGEQGLVTPTLKLDKPETSTPIVSIYGKNSSTKEPVPSAIPGGKANSINVTTDAKKNSTKGAESVPESTDNKDDSDGSIGDISISRFSDLSNKTLSQHNITKMEYDTHQYYNSTFIIDEAVGKKFWVDINNHPDLKVNYLLSQSHRRAATVKLKFDFPFYGHKVRNITIATGGFLYTGEYVHSWLAATQYIAPLMANFDTRLSNDSYVKYVDNGTAFTVVWEKVILQDKPKAGAFTFQVTLHQNGDIVFVYSVIPLMVEHIKDTAHPVKVGLSDAYIMDRIVFFVRRKTIYEYHRVDFNRQDIKDWTVIYLHALPTCLEMDNCRDCLTKLKGFDCKWCSELNQCSTGTSRSRQDWLLKGCDVRMIKAIDNCPLPTTTCKEHLDEYNHILRMHSEETVTVSEMNAKQEKPGSSPLERSRDNMNMGVSGIIGILLVIGLVVGLAAWAAYAYRNPHSTSGQMLIRYRPSQWSWRRGEARYTAATIHM